A stretch of the Oligoflexus sp. genome encodes the following:
- a CDS encoding AcvB/VirJ family lysyl-phosphatidylglycerol hydrolase, which translates to MLLSWFNRSVFLPKRSSYRHRKTLILFLSGAGGWVMFDKRLIAELNSQGFDVLGMNTLRYFLWRARSPEELTAVIQSQLQIWMPLWRDESLVMIGYSQGADVLPFVTARLHPAWRNRTKCLVLLGPARHADFHLRLRDVICNSYSSNALALEPELKSIGPQLPVLCIAGEKDPNASWWLNCRLVPGSHIFRHNAPEISRMIQDEIESVT; encoded by the coding sequence ATACTGCTGTCGTGGTTCAACCGCTCAGTCTTTCTTCCCAAGCGATCTTCGTATCGACACCGCAAAACGCTCATACTGTTCCTGTCGGGTGCAGGGGGTTGGGTCATGTTTGATAAAAGGCTTATTGCGGAGCTTAATTCACAAGGCTTTGATGTGCTCGGAATGAATACGCTTCGATATTTCCTGTGGCGAGCCCGGAGTCCCGAGGAACTCACAGCGGTCATACAATCGCAACTGCAGATCTGGATGCCCTTATGGAGGGATGAGTCTTTGGTCATGATCGGCTATTCGCAAGGTGCGGACGTTCTGCCTTTCGTGACCGCTCGCCTTCATCCTGCCTGGCGGAATCGTACGAAGTGTCTTGTCCTTTTAGGTCCTGCGCGTCATGCAGATTTTCACCTGCGTCTTCGCGATGTGATCTGTAATTCTTACAGTTCGAACGCGCTGGCTCTGGAGCCGGAGTTGAAGAGCATCGGTCCTCAGTTGCCTGTCCTTTGCATCGCCGGTGAAAAGGATCCCAATGCGAGCTGGTGGCTGAACTGTCGGCTTGTGCCGGGATCTCATATATTTCGTCATAATGCACCTGAAATAAGCCGCATGATTCAGGATGAAATCGAGAGTGTAACATGA